A section of the Terriglobales bacterium genome encodes:
- a CDS encoding GNAT family N-acetyltransferase, whose amino-acid sequence MLSIRPATAEDIPLILALIRELAEYERAPEQAVARPEDLLRDGWGPQPKFRVLIAEWDDRPAGFALFFYNYSTWQGRPGLYLEDLFVRPEFRGRGIGKALLVRLARMAVSENCGRFQWAVLDWNQPSIDFYEALGAKRLSEWLIMRVEGEALHRLAKEDSTAKETKGHKGQEITG is encoded by the coding sequence ATGCTCTCCATCCGACCGGCCACGGCCGAGGACATTCCTCTGATCCTCGCCTTGATTCGCGAACTGGCGGAATACGAGCGCGCGCCCGAGCAAGCCGTCGCTCGCCCCGAAGACCTGCTGCGAGATGGATGGGGGCCGCAACCCAAGTTTCGCGTGCTCATCGCCGAGTGGGACGATCGTCCTGCCGGCTTCGCGTTATTTTTCTACAACTACTCCACCTGGCAGGGACGACCGGGGCTCTACCTCGAGGATCTCTTCGTGCGTCCCGAGTTTCGCGGGCGGGGCATCGGCAAGGCACTGCTGGTGCGCCTGGCAAGAATGGCGGTCAGCGAAAATTGCGGCCGGTTCCAATGGGCGGTGCTCGACTGGAACCAACCGTCCATCGATTTTTACGAGGCGCTCGGGGCAAAGCGGCTCTCCGAGTGGCTCATCATGCGTGTGGAAGGCGAGGCGCTGCATCGCCTGGCGAAAGAGGACTCAACCGCCAAGGAGACGAAGGGCCACAAAGGACAAGAGATCACCGGGTGA